In the Paraburkholderia acidisoli genome, one interval contains:
- a CDS encoding serine hydrolase domain-containing protein has protein sequence MQTWLDDVIASGRIPGVSLATLRAGEPAFAYAGGWRGAHDAARIDTRTVFEAASLTKPLVAYLALQLADENRLDLHAPLRDIGGDYLPGDARSHAITAWHVLTHTSGLPNIVREAAPLKTYFAPGERFSYGSSAFAWLQRALEAVSGRTLEALALERIFTPLAMRDSSLIWQARFEANYAQGHEWDGEPVAKRRLETAQASWSLVTTAQDYLRFVRAVLRGEGLSRDSHARWFTPAVPTRQGNDAEDLAGANPLDPHVAWGLGWGLEPAQQCCFHWGNCPGFRAFVMGNRATQDAVVWFANSARGLRLVHEVLPHALAGDHPAVRWLRIGEL, from the coding sequence ATGCAAACCTGGCTGGACGACGTGATCGCGAGCGGTCGCATTCCGGGGGTCTCGCTGGCGACCTTGCGCGCGGGCGAACCGGCCTTTGCCTACGCGGGCGGCTGGCGCGGTGCGCACGATGCAGCACGCATCGACACGCGCACCGTGTTCGAAGCGGCTTCGCTCACCAAGCCGCTGGTTGCGTACCTCGCCTTGCAACTCGCCGACGAAAACCGGCTGGATCTGCATGCGCCGCTGCGCGACATCGGCGGCGACTACCTGCCAGGTGATGCGCGTTCGCATGCGATCACCGCGTGGCACGTGCTCACCCACACGAGCGGTTTGCCCAACATCGTGCGCGAGGCTGCGCCGCTCAAGACCTACTTCGCACCCGGCGAGCGCTTCAGCTACGGCAGCAGCGCGTTCGCGTGGCTCCAGCGCGCGCTGGAAGCGGTGAGCGGCCGAACGCTCGAAGCGCTGGCGCTAGAGCGTATTTTCACGCCGCTGGCCATGCGCGATTCGAGCCTGATCTGGCAGGCGCGCTTCGAGGCGAATTACGCGCAAGGCCACGAGTGGGACGGCGAGCCGGTGGCCAAACGCCGGCTCGAAACGGCGCAGGCTTCGTGGTCGCTCGTGACGACGGCGCAGGATTATCTGCGTTTCGTGCGCGCCGTTTTGCGTGGCGAAGGTTTGTCGCGCGACAGTCATGCGCGTTGGTTCACGCCCGCCGTACCGACGCGCCAGGGCAACGACGCCGAAGACCTCGCCGGAGCGAATCCGCTTGATCCGCACGTGGCGTGGGGACTCGGCTGGGGCCTCGAACCCGCGCAGCAATGCTGCTTTCACTGGGGCAATTGCCCGGGCTTTCGCGCTTTCGTGATGGGCAATCGCGCAACGCAGGACGCCGTGGTGTGGTTCGCGAATTCGGCGCGCGGCCTGCGCCTCGTGCACGAAGTGCTGCCGCATGCGCTCGCGGGCGATCATCCTGCGGTGCGCTGGTTGAGGATCGGTGAGTTGTAG
- a CDS encoding DUF1801 domain-containing protein, translating to MNASQHIDELIAGLTDWRRETFVAMREAILAADAEIVEEWKYMGSPVWYRDGMIAVGNAHKGKVKLTFANGASLADPDQLFNAGLEGNARRAIDFLEGDKVPAQALKKLVRSAIELNQSKAKKKTPAKAGAIKKAG from the coding sequence ATGAACGCTTCGCAACACATCGACGAACTGATCGCGGGACTCACCGACTGGCGTCGCGAGACGTTCGTCGCCATGCGCGAGGCTATCCTCGCCGCCGACGCGGAAATCGTCGAGGAATGGAAGTACATGGGCAGCCCGGTCTGGTATCGCGACGGCATGATCGCCGTGGGCAACGCGCACAAGGGCAAGGTCAAGCTCACGTTCGCGAACGGCGCGAGCCTCGCCGACCCCGACCAGCTCTTCAACGCGGGGCTCGAAGGCAACGCGCGGCGCGCGATCGACTTTCTGGAAGGCGACAAGGTGCCCGCACAAGCGCTGAAAAAACTCGTGCGCTCGGCCATCGAACTCAATCAGTCGAAAGCCAAAAAGAAAACGCCCGCCAAGGCGGGCGCCATCAAGAAGGCCGGCTAA